Proteins from a genomic interval of Nocardia sp. BMG51109:
- a CDS encoding TetR/AcrR family transcriptional regulator, producing the protein MGNREDLLAGARKAILERGLAKVTARDIATAAGVSLAAIGYHFGSKDRLVSEAITESIGTEIGDGMEAAIRDAGEGASLWESIAPTWNGMLDVVQKDHEQVLLSLENGVRIARSPELQAYLSEATQRAYADLAAMLCEVHPDLSAKEARAVAKLYFVLVQGYAVLSLMAPAGELLDGDDMELAVKTLRAK; encoded by the coding sequence ATGGGAAACCGTGAAGACCTCTTGGCCGGTGCCCGCAAGGCGATCCTCGAGCGGGGGCTCGCCAAGGTGACGGCGCGCGATATCGCCACGGCGGCCGGTGTCAGCCTGGCGGCCATCGGCTACCACTTCGGTTCGAAGGACCGCCTGGTGTCCGAGGCGATCACCGAATCGATCGGAACCGAGATCGGCGACGGCATGGAGGCGGCGATCCGGGACGCGGGGGAGGGGGCCTCGCTGTGGGAGTCGATCGCGCCGACCTGGAACGGGATGCTGGACGTGGTGCAGAAGGACCACGAGCAGGTGCTGCTGAGCCTGGAGAACGGCGTGCGCATCGCGCGTTCGCCGGAACTGCAGGCGTACCTGTCCGAGGCGACCCAACGCGCCTATGCCGACCTGGCGGCCATGCTGTGCGAGGTGCACCCGGACCTGTCGGCGAAGGAGGCCCGCGCCGTGGCGAAACTCTATTTCGTGCTCGTCCAGGGGTATGCCGTGCTCTCGCTGATGGCCCCCGCGGGTGAACTGCTCGACGGTGACGATATGGAACTGGCGGTGAAAACGCTGCGCGCCAAGTAG